A genome region from Calypte anna isolate BGI_N300 chromosome 4B, bCalAnn1_v1.p, whole genome shotgun sequence includes the following:
- the ALMS1 gene encoding Alstrom syndrome protein 1 isoform X3, with the protein MEPGDEEEEAEGNQRVPPIATTPPLGAWREESSSHSSSETQASVTSGISLGEAICQKTAVAWGTESWYQLPAEVDASCLAAASVTKLSLTCDRNDLTEFPTLEEGALPSAEASQRQYPGGAAHGLLLDIQDSQCSPCFPLLMYSTPGQRLSDETLLQHSEMDFIPLRGVPDASAASEEPSKPSPSHEFVSWTDGESPSGAPSDFCTLSQHPFSFRDVEPFGASCSDCSSQPTSSSGQQLVNQEAVGGCENDTKEKALIPQASHSLANATSEGLLSKANSLKQVEAALTTQTCGMPVTDDSFSCDNQVPAALFELSEEEKRFLRHEEFSSSENSSCKTALSKNSEKREREVEKGKVKMAESESEEGMGQLEKVEKEKEVPDLNLFNNFPDDLRKYSCKISEAQDLFSAKDSETGEGMSGGCGVSFSGSKCLKSVAEELLGAFFDGDQKQVRFSPAVRFGKEEFIPTVASDCAAEQPVVTDREAPSPCGVDAPVEAEPGASRSELTSSDFSIERGHKVTGISPSFNLVGDGSFSVHLAHPSYQSTPGIVLRRNVKAGELGVPVLKADTQASPSCPNEEASENSASTPLSEGQRSLQAAQKEHSQLFESLKWKYPHSGRIQSLPSLNFMEKVGAWDVSQAEDASEAVTSCDPGGVSPRRKAWSAIASSSNNILSIQRSGRDPKDCVAASSRGTGSLGSWCFHNKNFLLVHSPLARSQSDNTVNVSSRKMEVTPPANSAEAAQSLEGQSHVLEVSENSLGGSKSQKCSAEIVSGPSGREKQSNFRGQSSDPNVFLSGEAVAQLLKEDGNSSADDQKNCDALGKESHNLNMPSDLISRDNFGDISPDSLNFLVTPGESSQRGLGSAGCPSGVSRHIFSSGKDDDFIPVGATSLETPVKEELNIEERIPIYLHNLGIDQSPGTILMPFAPRGPIREVEFSPSELRTLKDSTDTLTRTAPQPQGKFPSALQITPTNYNPSTSALNMSLPTSSELGFGLLSLCELSPHFSRSSGDKPTSQCSVLCHQLEGASPCAPQEESECSAISRGAEPNQQQPSPDCLSDRESPMLLAKHLEELLAKSEPQEVRSSPLSWPAGSSAGGKREMEVDRGSQTSSVGSKRTKGQESDSLVGSGALQEIHKLLAEAEDIAGRSCDPVVSTASARKMGETSPGLTKKKDGTEGFRLVKDRSPQFQKMLSWVETLTQRSMEEEESLAKPLNYKTGTLKWENPFEANLHNHGEIVKEMTKEFRTEKSAGRSEPEGCSSVTTDRNQPGVVGLAQSNGSSEGSAGRTSELGNPSSSATLGSVTSAAGDFQSMLAKAGGAGSKAGGTGGSEDSSSGDSLAAHVRNLLRSGSRARETLKSGEGEQRTAQAWMKLRLGSQSQESVTSLNEEHHQRIEEIKAELLLSAKKSALAKDSWGCSLGAAFGYSHKEGLNTNPLEASCDNRFPADRQTPAVRSKELSESSLNQAVPFYRADPAECCLLKDVGSQSWSTHQALPCSPHQTIPSAHPDAGEPHPSLQKEWDMCVTSSAAASDAQVLFPPEKQLSVEKSPENVTKHITSITFASQKRLQSPLTSLLLGSSLTRGGLDGVMPWEVGSAGTEEQSHGKQPWERSKTSPPPSPMLAGSVSSQIAFTAEEDRFHHVSTDSNRAGAHQEAACLSDQDSPSIHADGSHPLPAQAPHVLPQDVSALGRHSARLLGLDCATRFNPETNRLSEPHSVSSSQQEKSSSPGHIQVCQSLEGSGPTTQSDLLKGHMKLLEEKQKSPSAEVPLLQKEAGREQSCTSHHAAVAEGLPTTSPSPSPAKKVLSCVHITLSSKCSNSELQRGLVTEKEMRSWEKPEVNTQPVSLKTAETLLGAASDFAHLGPEDPRSSSFPPTVSAADPCLVLPSAPGTAGQGLPLQSWQSPQTPLLGSGASNLKDISISLVPAKTGKSTSDAATQITTESPEKTTFSAEICIHSEGGGNAVHQAPLQRAPELPNNPASLNRIPPFPRQGDQPLLLPYRPSGSTGMYYVPYSRARPQMSPGSNEALPPSAPAKVLGLNQNPPDSATLKQKAGIYSKRTKPKLAWAEEQMGASSEHTDHSKAVKTTHPVFRSAQLHLPHPEPIPQSSFLSNTELPEDSCGVAQTGTSPGAVLQKQRKAQPQQLGFSPGHKPGGDNEFFPLTAEADHSRNEDLDVSTALGDKTSGREPQGRREAGQKAGRSYPLPHLDESVEKELPPRQRTHSSGSLDELWIKFLECQKRHQHHHSRSELTLVERLERLARLLQSPMKQTLIAPKPGKNVCEKDLKGREEKKRRQAEKSMFRSTLEPDAACVGDRPHVTHDKNRFVELRKHRSGEKLLCHMNRIVEHQQYLETPSDTSSGSRLSRDPSTTIASTTSESDVVTLTEVETAAQTEEATSLSLDSTSSSSSSSSSWGPSPALTHKRRTRMLSKGIQAGHLEIVSSATKKNTRDVGVTFPTPSPCQPNQRPQEPWCCVDGIFGGSDGVVTDHQAAGSKEKQKGQPGNFFVEKRAKRSRLHLPRGISWFVQAEGLKSESRKENHSSPFPGPGPSWFEPLPNTKSWREPLREKNWEEEQQRNRAQPGLPGRAAEERSSRPLGKLTLQEALAVHRPDFISRSGERVKHLKLVMEERRLQSELQAEREELFNPLEKRKGYRNASHMLSDRGFLIREKRRTIPRSEMVQRSKRIYEQLPEVQKKREEEKRKMEYNSYRLKAQLYKMKITNHVLGRKVPWN; encoded by the exons cCTATTGCAACAACTCCACCCCTTGGTGCTTGGAGGGAGGAATCCTCCAGCCATAGCAGTAGTGAAACCCAAGCATCAGTCACCAGTGGGATCTCCCTGGGAGAAGCAATCTGCCAGAAGACTGCTGTTGCCTGG GGAACAGAGTCATGGTACCAGcttcctgcagaagtggatgccagctgcttggctgctgcctCAGTGACAAAACTCAGCCTGACTTGTGACAGAAATGACCTGACAGAGTTCCCTACACTGGAGGAAGGAGCCTTGCCCTCAGCAGAAGCATCTCAAAGGCAGTATCCTGGAGGTGCAGCACATGGCTTACTGCTGG ATATCCAGGACAGTCAGTGCTCTCCCTGTTTTCCACTGCTGATGTATTCAACACCAGGCCAAAGGCTTTCAGATGAGACACTTCTCCAGCACTCAGAAATGGATTTTATTCCCTTAAG AGGAGTCCCTGATGCTTCTGCTGCATCTGAGGAGCCTTCAAAGCCTTCTCCCAGCCATGAGTTTGTGTCCTGGACAGATGGAGAGTCTCCCTCTGGTGCCCCTAGTGACTTCTGTACTTTGTCCCAGCACCCCTTTTCCTTCAGAGATGTGGAACCTTTTGGTGCCAGCTGTAGTGATTGCTCCTCTCAGCCAACTTCTTCCTCTGGACAACAACTGGTGAACCAGGAGGCAGTTGGAGGGTGTGAAAATGATACTAAGGAGAAGGCACTGATTCCCCAAGCAAGTCACAGTTTAGCAAATGCCACTTCAGAGGGGTTGCTGAGCAAGGCAAACAGCCTGAAACAAGTGGAAGCTGCTCTTACAACTCAGACCTGTGGTATGCCTGTAACAGATGACTCTTTCTCCTGTGACAACCAGGTACCAGCTGCTCTTTTTGagctttcagaggaagaaaagaggttCCTGAGGCATGAAGAGTTCTCCTCTTCAGAAAACTCTTCCTGTAAAACAGCACTGTCtaagaattcagaaaaaagagaaagagaagtggAAAAGGGGAAGGTAAAAATGGCTGAGAGCGAGTCAGAAGAGGGCATGGGGCAGCTGGAGaaggtggaaaaagaaaaagaggttcCTGACCTTAAtttgtttaataattttcctGATGATCTGAGGAAATACAGTTGTAAAATTTCAGAAGCACAAGATCTTTTTTCTGCTAAGGATTCTGAAACAGGTGAAGGAATGTCAGGGGGCTGTGGAGTGAGTTTCAGTGGCTCCAAATGCTTGAAGTCTGTGGCTGAGGAACTCCTGGGAGCTTTCTTTGATGGTGATCAGAAACAAGTGAGATTCTCTCCTGCAGTGAGATTTGGGAAAGAGGAATTCATCCCTACTGTGGCAAGTGACTGTGCAGCTGAACAACCAGTTGTGACTGACAGGGAAGCTCCTTCTCCATGTGGTGTGGATGCCCCAGTGGAAGCAGAACCTGGAGCCAGCAGGAGTGAGTTAACTAGTTCAGACTTTTCCATAGAAAGGGGACATAAAGTTACAGGCATTTCCCCCTCCTTTAATCTTGTAGGGGATGGCTCATTCTCTGTACACTTGGCTCATCCAAGCTATCAGTCCACTCCAGGGATAGTTCTGAGGAGAAATGTTAAGGCAGGAGAACTTGGTGTCCCTGTGCTCAAAGCAGATACTCAGGCCTCTCCTTCATGCCCAAATGAAGAAGCTTCAGAGAACTCTGCCAGCACACCTCTGTCTGAGGGGCAACGTTCACTCCAAGCTGCTCAGAAAGAACACAGTCAGCTTTTTGAGTCCTTAAAGTGGAAATATCCCCACAGTGGAAGGATTCAGTCTCTCCCATCACTTAATTTCATGGAGAAGGTTGGAGCTTGGGATGTGAGCCAAGCAGAGGATGCATCTGAGGCAGTGACTTCCTGTGATCCAGGTGGAGTTTCTCCTAGAAGGAAAGCCTGGAGTGCTATTGCCAGTTCTTCCAACAATATTCTGTCAATACAGAGGAGTGGTAGAGACCCCAAAGATTGTGTTGCTGCTTCCTCCAGAGGGACAGGTTCCTTGGGAAGTTGGTGTTTTCACAATAAAAACTTCCTGCTTGTCCACTCTCCTCTTGCTAGATCCCAGTCTGACAACACAGTAAATGTTTCCAGCAGGAAGATGGAAGTTACTCCACCAGCAAActcagcagaggcagcacagtCTCTAGAAGGACAAAGTCATGTTTTAGAAGTGTCTGAAAATAGTTTGGGAGGCTCCAAGTCACAAAAGTGTTCAGCTGAGATTGTTTCTGGACCCAGTGGTAGAgagaaacaaagtaattttagaGGACAAAGTTCAGacccaaatgtttttctttctggtgaAGCAGTTGCTCAGCTCCTCAAGGAGGATGGAAACTCTTCAGCTGATGACCAAAAGAATTGTGATGCTCTTGGAAAGGAGTCTCACAACCTAAACATGCCTTCTGACCTTATCAGCAGGGACAACTTTGGTGATATTTCCCCTGACAGTTTGAATTTTCTTGTAACTCCTGGGGAAAGCAGCCAGAGGGGCTTGGGCTCTGCAGGTTGCCCCTCTGGGGTGTCCAGGCACATCTTCAGCAGTGGGAAAGATGATGACTTCATCCCTGTTGGAGCAACTTCTTTGgaaactccagtgaaagaagaGCTTAATATTGAAGAAAGGATCCCA ATATACCTCCACAACCTGGGCATTGATCAGTCCCCTGGAACTATCCTGATGCCATTTGCACCTCGAGGACCCATCAGGGAGGTGGAATTTTCCCCTTCAGAGCTTAGAACACTGAAGGATTCCACTGACACACTGACAAGGACAGCTCCACAGCCACAAG gCAAATTCCCATCAGCACTTCAGATTACACCAACAAATTATAACCCCAGCACTTCTGCTCTCAATATGTCCCTACCAACGAGCTCAGAACTTGGCTTTGGTCTTCTGTCACTCTGTGAACTCTCTCCCCACTTCTCAAGATCTTCTGGAGACAAACCCACGAGTCAGTGCAGTGTGTTGTGCCACCAGCTGGAGGGAGCTTCTCCCTGTGCCCCTCAGGAGGAGTCAGAGTGTTCAGCTATCTCCAGAGGAGCAGAACCAAACCAGCAGCAGCCTTCCCCTGACTGTCTCTCTGACAGAGAGAGTCCCATGCTCCTTGCAAAACATCTTGAAGAACTGCTGGCTAAAAGTGAGCCCCAAGAAGTGAGGAGCAGCCCCCTGAGCTGGCCTGCTGGTTCTTCagctggagggaaaagggaaatggaagTGGACAGAGGGTCACAAACCTCAAGTGTAGGGAGTAAGAGAACCAAGGGTCAGGAAAGTGATTCCTTGGTTGGATCTGGTGCATTGCAAGAAATACACAAGCTcttggcagaggcagaggataTAGCTGGCAGGTCGTGTGATCCTGTTGTGTCCACTGCCTCTGCTAGAAAAATGGGTGAGACTTCCCCAGGGctgactaaaaaaaaagatggcacTGAAGGTTTCAGGTTAGTGAAAGACAGGAGCCCTCAGTTCCAGAAAATGCTGTCCTGGGTGGAGACTCTGACCCAGAGGAGTATGGAAGAAGAAGAGTCATTAGCCAAGCCTCTGAATTATAAAACAGGCACTTTGAAATGGGAAAATCCTTTTGAAGCCAACTTGCACAATCATGGAGAGATAGTTAAGGAGATGACCAAAGAGTTCAGGACAGAAAAATCTGCAGGAAGGTCTGAGCCTGAAGGCTGCAGTAGTGTAACTACAGACAGAAACCAACCTGGGGTTGTGGGGCTTGCCCAGAGCAATGGGAGCAGtgagggcagtgctgggagaaCCTCAGAGCTGGGGAATCCATCCTCCTCAGCCACTCTAGGCAGTGTCACCAGTGCTGCAGGAGACTTCCAGAGCATGTTGGCCAAAGCTGGGGGAGCTGGAAGCAAGGCAGGAGGCACAGGAGGGAGTGAagacagcagcagtggggatTCACTAGCTGCCCATGTCAGAAATCTTCTGAGGAGTGGCTCACGTGCAAGAGAAACACTGAAGAGTggagagggagagcagaggacAGCACAAG CATGGATGAAGCTGAGGCTGGGCAGCCAATCCCAGGAGTCTGTGACAAGCTTGAATGAAGAGCACCACCAAAGAATAGAGGAGataaaggcagagctgctgctgagtgcCAAGAAATCTGCACTTGCCAAG gattCCTGGGGATGCAGTTTGGGAGCTGCTTTTGGTTACAGCCATAAGGAGGGACTGAACACAAACCCTTTGGAAGCTTCCTGTGACAACAGGTTTCCAGCTGACAGGCAGACACCAGCAGTCAGGAGTAAAGAGCTCTCAGAGTCAAGCTTAAACCAAGCTGTGCCTTTCTACAGAGCTGATCCTGCTGAGTGCTGCCTGCTGAAGGATGTGGGGTCTCAATCTTGGAGTACCCAccaggcactgccctgcagcccccatcAGACCATTCCAAGTGCTCATCCTGATGCTGGTGAACCTCATCCATCACTGCAGAAGGAATGGGACATGTGTGTGAcaagctctgcagctgcttctgatgCACAAGTCCTTTTCCCACCTGAGAAGCAGCTCTCTGTGGAAAAGAGTCCTGAAAATGTGACCAAGCACATCACTTCTATCACCTTTGCATCCCAAAAACGTTTGCAGTCACCACTGACTTCCCTGCTGCTTGGGAGCAGTCTTACAAGAGGTGGTCTGGATGGGGTGATGCCCTGGGAGGTTGGTTCTGCTGGCACTGAGGAACAGAGCCATGGTAAACAGCCCTGGGAAAGATCTAAGACCTCTCCCCCTCCAAGCCCAATGCTTGCTGGCTCTGTCTCTAGTCAGATTGCTTTTACTGCTGAGGAAGACAGGTTTCATCATGTCTCTACTGACAGTAACAGAGCTGGAGCTCATCAAGAAGCAGCCTGTTTGTCAGATCAGGATTCTCCAAGCATCCATGCTGATGGAAGCCATCCCCTTCCTGCACAAGCTCCTCATGTTCTGCCTCAGGATGTGAGTGCACTGGGCAGGCACAGTGCCAGGCTCCTGGGGCTTGACTGTGCCACAAGATTCAATCCAGAAACAAATAGATTGAGTGAACCTCATTCTGTAagctcttcccagcaggagaaaagcagctcaCCTGGCCACATCCAGGTGTGTCAGAGCTTGGAAGGTTCAGGACCAACCACACAAAGTGATTTACTGAAGGGCCACATGAAGTtgttggaagaaaagcagaaaagccctTCTGCTGAGGTACCTCTCCTTCAGAaggaggctgggagggagcaaAGCTGCACCTCTCACCATGCAGCTGTTGCTGAGGGGTTACCCACcacatctccatctccatcaccAGCCAAGAAGGTGCTGTCCTGTGTCCACATCACTCTGTCCTCCAAGTGCAGTAactcagagctgcagagaggctTGGTTACTGAAAAGGAGATGAGATCCTGGGAGAAACCTGAAGTTAATACTCAGCCTGTGTctttgaaaactgcagaaactTTACTAGGAGCTGCTTCTGACTTTGCTCACCTTGGTCCAGAAGATCCAAGATCTTCCTCTTTCCCACCAACAGTGTCTGCAGCAGATCCCTGCTTAgtgcttccttctgctccaggcacagcaggGCAAGGGctgcccctgcagagctggcagagcccACAAACTCCTCTTCTGGGTTCAGGGGCATCTAATCTGAAGGACATCTCCATCTCCCTAGTTCCTGCAAAAACTGGGAAAAGCACTTCTGATGCTGCCACTCAGATAACAACAGAAAGTCCTGAAAAAACCAccttttcagcagaaatttgtATTCATTCAGAAGGTGGTGGCAATGCTGTGCACCAAGCCCCTCTCCAGAGAGCACCAGAGCTTCCCAACAATCCAGCATCTCTTAACAGGATTCCCCCTTTCCCAAGGCAGGGTG ATCAGCCCTTACTGCTGCCCTACAGACCTTCTGGAAGCACTGGGATGTATTATGTTCCTTATTCCAGGGCAAGACCCCAAATGTCTCCAG GGTCAAATGAGGCTCTTCCTCCAAGTGCTCCAGCAAAAGTGCTTGGTTTAAATCAGAATCCCCCAGACAGTGCCACTCTCAAGCAGAAAGCAGGAATCTACAGCAAGAGGACCAAACCCAAGCTAGCCTGGGCTGAGGAACAAATGGGAGCTTCCTCAG agCACACAGATCATTCCAAGGCTGTAAAAACCACTCATCCAGTCTTCAGATCTGCACAACTCCACCTTCCTCAcccagagcccatccctcagAGTTCCTTTCTGTCCAACACTGAGCTGCCAGAGGACAGTTGTGGTGTGGCACAGACTGGGACTTCCCCAGGTGCTGTCctgcagaaacagaggaagGCACAGCCTCAGCAGTTGGGTTTCTCTCCTGGCCACAAACCAGGTGGTGACAATGAGTTCTTCCCACTCACTGCAGAAGCAGATCACAGCAGGAATGAGGATCTGGAtgtcagcacagctctgggggACAAAACATCAGGGAGGGAGCCACAGggcagaagagaagcaggaCAGAAGGCAGGTAGAAGTTATCCTTTGCCTCACCTGGATGAGAGTGTGGAGAAAGAACTGCCACCAAGACAGAGAACCCACTCCAGTGGGAGCTTAGATGAACTCTGGATTAAGTTTTTGGAGTGCCAGAAGAGGCACCAGCACCATCATTCCAGGAGTGAGCTGACCCTGGTTGAACGTCTGGAGAGGTTGGCCAGGCTCCTTCAGAGCCCCATGAAGCAAACACTGATAGCTCCCAAACCTGGGAAGAATGTTTGTGAAAAGGAtctgaagggaagagaagagaagaaaaggagacaggCAGAAAAGAGCATGTTTAGAAGTACCTTGGAGCCTGATGCAGCATGTGTTGGAGACAGACCACATGTCACCCATGATAAAAATAGGTTTGTTGAGCTCAGGAAACACAGGTCAGGAGAGAAACTCCTCTGCCACATGAACAGAATTGTGGAGCACCAGCAGTACTTGGAAACTCCAAGTGACACTTCCTCAGGGTCAAGGCTTAGCAGAGATCCCAGCACCACCATTGCTTCCACCACTTCAGAATCAGATGTGGTGACCCTGACAGAGGTGGAAACTGCTGCTCAGACTGAG gaGGCAACCTCCCTTTCTTTGGATTCCACTTcctcaagcagcagcagcagcagctcctgggggcccagccctgccctgacCCACAAGCGAAGGACACGGATGCTCAGCAAGGGGATCCAGGCAG gacACCTGGAGATCGTGAGCAGCGCAACGAAGAAAAACACTCGGGATGTTGGTGTGACTTTTCCTACCCCAAGCCCTTGCCAGCCAAATCAACGGCCCCAGGAACCCTGGTGTTGTGTTGATGGTATTTTTGGAGGGTCAGATGGTGTGGTCACAGATCACCAGGCAGCAGGaagcaaggaaaagcagaaaggacagCCAGGCAATTTTTTTGTGGAGAAAAGGGCGAAAAGGAGCAGGCTGCATTTACCACGAG GAATTTCATGGTTTGTCCAAGCAGAAGGTTTGAAATCTGAATCTAGGAAAGAAAACCATTCCAGTCCCTTTCCTGGTCCTGGTCCCTCTTGGTTTGAACCCTTGCCCAACACAAAGTCTTGGAGAGAGCCTCTCCGAGAGAAGAACtgggaagaggagcagcagaggaacaggGCTCAGCCAGGActtccaggcagagctgctgaggaaaGGTCCTCACGACCACTTGGGAAGCTTACACTGCAG GAGGCTCTTGCTGTGCATCGCCCCGACTTCATCTCCCGCTCTGGGGAGCGTGTGAAGCACCTGAAGCTTGtgatggaggagaggaggctccAGAGTGAGCTCCAGGCTGAACGAGAAGAGCTGTTTAATcctctggagaagagaaaaggcTACAGGAATGCAAGTCACATGCTGTCTGACAGAG GTTTTCTGatcagagagaagagaaggacaATCCCAAGGAGTGAAATGGTTCAGAGATCGAAACG GATCTATGAGCAGCTGCCAGAGGtgcagaagaagagagaggaagagaagagaaaaatggaataCAACTCCTACCGCCTGAAAGCACAGCTCTACAAAATG aaaaTCACCAACCATGTCTTAGGGAGAAAGGTGCCTTGGAACTGA